One genomic segment of Dehalogenimonas alkenigignens includes these proteins:
- a CDS encoding helix-turn-helix domain-containing protein — protein MPVLDNYFNVIEAAEVLGVHWETVKRMCREGRIPAKKIHNMWLIDKNEVAKFASNYNEPRRGKRKK, from the coding sequence ATGCCGGTGCTTGATAACTATTTCAATGTAATCGAAGCAGCTGAAGTCCTTGGCGTTCATTGGGAGACGGTGAAACGAATGTGTCGTGAGGGTCGTATTCCAGCCAAAAAGATCCACAATATGTGGCTGATTGACAAGAATGAAGTTGCGAAATTTGCGTCGAACTACAATGAGCCGAGGCGTGGTAAGAGGAAGAAATAG
- a CDS encoding MBL fold metallo-hydrolase — protein MPLVNRDQSPFEWDNYRDSALSDLISKRVLPAVSGLYDDTGPVPDGILISHAHLDHYGFLRLVNPRIPLFMSRGTQALAEVSNAFLDTCVSSQNIRSMKPWEPVAIGEFTVTPYLMDHSAPDAFAFSIEADDQRVFYTGDFRGHGRKMVLLDRLLKSPPKKVDALIMEGSMLGRDEGLFPDENAVENALTDLFKTHQGLAYVFTSSQNLDRLVSLFRAARRSGRTLVIDLYTAFVLDKLQAISSNIPQFNWDGIRVFFSHYHVQKLADQDKQLLGKYSRSRITFEEIQAEPDNKVVLVKDNRIFRIVAAKLYAQTRAIALYSMWHGYLEKTDLRNFLAAKEIDLIEVHTSGHAYVRHLKSLVEALKPAHVVPVHTFHPEQYAQLFANVTELEDGEIMDVGVVNVLTESRCRALSTAFLEKFCLKDGLFRPLIELVRNNKDLHFELRGQLNSPHKPEVAPADEAIGIYYKGNCILCLRANHKVEIHEAFSKGLAIPKYLNSPEDVQAYLTVVPELMYRVSSRGKNSMEIEYEQMIIRANNFEARNNSEYIILANQYGVGSDRWDLLALKWPRLKRGGNNPVGQLALIEVKYALNNDIQDADQQLGRYYQYIKTNLDSLCDEMELILKQKIALGLVQRSEEQLAQLKKMKLSRDISKVEMILYLVDYNPNSIWKDKMISKAMELPFRDQIRIRLGGLAMWEQSSTPLEGTGRVSGK, from the coding sequence ATGCCTCTGGTCAACAGAGACCAATCGCCATTCGAATGGGACAACTATCGGGACTCTGCCTTATCCGACCTCATTTCCAAACGCGTTTTGCCGGCGGTGAGTGGCTTATATGACGATACTGGACCGGTGCCTGATGGCATCCTGATCTCGCATGCCCATCTTGATCATTACGGATTCCTTCGGCTCGTGAACCCCCGAATACCACTTTTTATGAGCCGGGGAACACAGGCCTTAGCTGAGGTATCCAACGCCTTCCTCGACACTTGCGTTAGTTCCCAAAACATCAGATCAATGAAACCTTGGGAACCAGTTGCTATTGGAGAATTCACTGTCACGCCTTATCTCATGGACCATTCCGCACCTGACGCGTTTGCCTTTTCAATTGAAGCTGACGATCAGCGCGTTTTTTACACGGGGGATTTCAGGGGTCACGGTCGAAAAATGGTCTTGCTCGACCGGTTGTTAAAAAGCCCTCCGAAAAAAGTCGATGCCCTGATCATGGAAGGGTCGATGTTAGGGCGCGATGAAGGGTTGTTTCCTGACGAGAACGCCGTCGAAAATGCGCTTACCGATCTGTTCAAGACGCACCAAGGGCTTGCGTATGTCTTCACTTCCTCCCAGAATCTGGACAGGTTAGTATCTCTTTTTAGAGCAGCCCGGAGGTCTGGAAGAACTCTGGTAATCGACTTGTACACAGCCTTCGTTCTCGACAAGCTCCAAGCTATCTCCTCAAACATCCCTCAGTTCAATTGGGATGGGATTCGTGTCTTCTTCAGCCATTACCATGTCCAGAAGTTGGCCGATCAAGATAAACAGCTCCTCGGAAAATACTCCCGATCTAGGATTACGTTTGAAGAAATCCAGGCTGAACCTGACAATAAAGTCGTCCTCGTAAAAGACAATCGGATTTTTCGGATCGTCGCAGCTAAGTTGTATGCTCAAACCAGAGCCATTGCCTTATACTCCATGTGGCATGGGTATCTTGAGAAAACAGACTTGAGAAACTTCCTGGCGGCTAAAGAAATCGATCTTATTGAGGTGCATACAAGCGGTCATGCCTACGTGCGCCATTTGAAAAGTTTGGTTGAGGCGCTCAAGCCGGCACATGTTGTGCCGGTTCATACGTTTCATCCCGAACAATACGCCCAACTTTTCGCAAATGTTACCGAATTGGAGGATGGCGAAATTATGGATGTTGGTGTTGTAAACGTGTTAACCGAATCGAGATGCAGGGCTCTCTCGACGGCATTTCTGGAGAAGTTCTGTCTGAAAGATGGGTTGTTCCGGCCGCTAATTGAGTTAGTGCGGAACAATAAAGACCTGCATTTCGAACTCCGCGGACAACTTAATAGTCCCCACAAGCCAGAAGTCGCTCCGGCTGATGAAGCGATAGGCATCTATTACAAGGGCAACTGCATTCTTTGTTTACGAGCGAACCACAAGGTGGAAATCCATGAAGCCTTCTCCAAAGGCTTGGCAATTCCCAAATACCTAAACAGCCCTGAAGACGTTCAAGCTTACCTGACGGTTGTCCCTGAGTTGATGTACCGGGTTTCCAGCAGGGGCAAGAACAGCATGGAAATTGAATACGAGCAAATGATTATCCGAGCTAACAATTTCGAGGCGCGCAACAACTCGGAATATATTATCCTCGCCAATCAATATGGTGTCGGTTCGGACAGATGGGACTTGCTAGCTTTGAAATGGCCACGTTTGAAGCGGGGAGGGAACAATCCCGTTGGGCAACTGGCTTTGATTGAAGTGAAATATGCCCTCAATAATGACATCCAAGACGCTGATCAGCAATTGGGGAGGTACTATCAGTACATTAAAACCAATCTCGATTCACTCTGCGATGAGATGGAACTCATTCTTAAACAGAAAATTGCGCTCGGGCTTGTTCAGCGGTCAGAGGAGCAACTGGCTCAGTTAAAAAAAATGAAACTTTCTCGGGATATCAGCAAGGTCGAGATGATTCTCTATCTGGTCGATTACAATCCGAATAGTATTTGGAAAGATAAAATGATCTCCAAGGCCATGGAATTGCCTTTTCGGGATCAAATCAGAATTAGACTCGGAGGGCTCGCGATGTGGGAGCAGAGTTCGACGCCCTTAGAAGGTACCGGAAGGGTATCAGGAAAATAA
- a CDS encoding DUF429 domain-containing protein, which yields MGNEKDKVEMILAGVDLAWKNEKNPSAVSLGELSGSQLTVTKIIPAVIGFDRLSSLLLFENKLHGVAIDAPLVINNYSGQRECERLVSVDYGARGASCHASNLGNYPEPAGVKLSLFLEAKGYKHLRNAGNFRFQIECYPHPAIIEIFKLPERLTYKKGQVEVKRHGQVMLANYIKALGRSNVVSLSICDEYQKYLDDHYIWSLAGQALKTNEDVLDSIICLYIAALFSRLVPYQCYGSTENGYIYVPKQPCII from the coding sequence ATGGGCAACGAGAAAGACAAAGTTGAAATGATATTAGCCGGCGTCGACCTTGCATGGAAAAATGAAAAGAATCCTTCGGCGGTTTCATTAGGGGAGTTATCAGGAAGCCAGCTCACCGTCACTAAAATAATCCCCGCAGTAATAGGATTCGACCGATTGAGTTCCTTGCTTCTCTTCGAGAACAAACTCCATGGCGTTGCAATAGATGCGCCGCTTGTCATAAACAACTATTCGGGGCAACGTGAGTGTGAGAGATTAGTAAGTGTCGACTATGGAGCACGTGGTGCTTCGTGTCATGCTTCAAATTTGGGAAATTACCCTGAACCAGCGGGGGTCAAGCTATCACTTTTCTTGGAAGCCAAAGGCTATAAACATCTTCGCAACGCGGGAAACTTCAGGTTTCAAATTGAATGTTACCCTCATCCTGCAATAATCGAGATCTTCAAATTGCCGGAACGATTGACCTACAAAAAAGGTCAGGTCGAAGTTAAGAGACACGGGCAAGTGATGCTCGCGAACTATATAAAGGCCCTTGGCCGATCAAATGTTGTTTCCCTTTCAATTTGCGATGAGTATCAAAAGTATCTTGACGACCATTATATTTGGTCACTTGCCGGACAGGCACTAAAAACAAATGAAGACGTGTTAGATTCGATAATTTGTTTATACATCGCAGCTTTGTTTTCTCGCCTTGTTCCATATCAATGTTACGGTTCCACCGAAAATGGTTATATCTACGTTCCCAAACAACCCTGTATCATTTGA
- a CDS encoding ArdC-like ssDNA-binding domain-containing protein, whose protein sequence is MSGQVKITIKDREWIAAVAATPWELTQGLGGLPGLAAGTGMFFDLGSSRAIEVTTVPMLFPLDIVFLSEDFTITEIYRDVSPGYLVSSTSRVRYFIELNAGELAEIEVGDEASVNWLSLQESPPAAPDWPSTIALLGGSLAAGVFLIGLSRYFSDSIIGSSGSKLPTAAGAPSTKCEIITPRSYDLMSWVGAPVPDYSFSIEPEAKERCIDEVLKKLKDGVDTIQSSSHFRNFLLTMSKFHDYSIGNLILIASQNPSATRVAGFNTWKDLGRWVKKGEKGIAILAPCLPPKSSLKAEPVDEHEGKKDDEEEEKQEFLRTIYFKVVYVFDLSQTEGKPLPEFEVPVLTGEANEELFGDITHLVRSEGVHVGFDSKPYQDPAIKGFFSGKEIWVRPEESRAQQLKTLIHEVAHYYSEGVFHIPRRDAETIAESVAFAVGAHFGFDTGTRSFPYVALWAQDRKVLERNLASICQVTTRIIEGLESLAKKPAGVA, encoded by the coding sequence GTGAGCGGCCAGGTGAAGATAACCATCAAAGACAGGGAGTGGATCGCCGCCGTGGCGGCCACCCCTTGGGAACTAACCCAGGGACTGGGCGGGTTACCCGGGCTTGCGGCCGGGACCGGAATGTTTTTTGACCTTGGGTCTTCCCGGGCTATTGAAGTGACGACCGTGCCGATGCTGTTCCCGCTGGACATCGTCTTTCTCTCCGAGGACTTCACCATAACAGAGATCTATCGTGATGTCTCGCCTGGCTACCTGGTCAGTTCGACTTCGCGAGTTCGTTACTTCATCGAGCTGAATGCCGGCGAGCTGGCGGAAATCGAGGTTGGCGACGAGGCTTCAGTGAACTGGCTTTCGCTTCAGGAATCGCCCCCGGCCGCGCCGGATTGGCCAAGCACTATTGCATTGCTCGGCGGTTCCCTGGCGGCCGGGGTATTCTTGATTGGCTTGTCCCGCTATTTCTCCGATTCCATCATCGGCTCTTCAGGATCAAAATTGCCGACGGCAGCCGGGGCGCCATCAACAAAATGCGAGATCATCACTCCGCGAAGCTACGACCTGATGAGCTGGGTCGGTGCTCCGGTGCCGGATTACAGCTTTTCCATCGAGCCCGAGGCTAAAGAGCGCTGCATCGATGAGGTCTTGAAAAAGCTCAAGGACGGCGTCGATACCATCCAGTCCAGCAGCCATTTCCGGAACTTCCTGCTCACCATGTCGAAATTCCACGACTATTCTATCGGCAACCTCATTCTCATCGCCTCCCAGAATCCGAGCGCCACCAGGGTGGCCGGCTTCAACACTTGGAAGGACCTCGGCCGCTGGGTGAAGAAGGGCGAGAAGGGCATTGCCATCCTCGCGCCGTGCCTGCCACCGAAGTCGTCTTTGAAAGCCGAACCGGTTGATGAACACGAAGGCAAGAAAGACGACGAGGAAGAGGAGAAACAGGAATTTCTGCGGACGATCTACTTCAAGGTCGTCTACGTCTTCGATCTCAGTCAGACCGAGGGCAAGCCGCTGCCCGAATTTGAGGTTCCTGTGCTCACCGGCGAAGCCAATGAGGAGCTTTTCGGCGACATCACGCACCTCGTCCGCAGTGAAGGCGTGCATGTCGGGTTTGACTCTAAGCCGTACCAGGATCCGGCCATCAAGGGCTTCTTCTCCGGCAAGGAAATCTGGGTCAGGCCTGAGGAATCACGAGCCCAGCAACTGAAGACGCTGATCCACGAGGTAGCCCACTACTATTCGGAGGGAGTGTTCCACATCCCGAGACGGGATGCCGAAACCATCGCCGAAAGCGTTGCCTTCGCCGTCGGTGCCCACTTCGGGTTCGATACCGGGACCAGATCCTTCCCCTACGTCGCTCTCTGGGCGCAGGACAGGAAAGTCCTTGAGCGAAATCTGGCCTCAATCTGCCAGGTGACTACCAGAATCATCGAAGGCCTCGAATCCCTGGCCAAAAAGCCGGCAGGGGTGGCTTAG
- a CDS encoding tyrosine-type recombinase/integrase — protein sequence MGKAYLEPGDVAKLEDAAQYLRDRLLIRLLFHLGCRVSEALALRLKDIDIRRGTVTIEHLKSRILLSCPGCSARLGKGHRFCPGCGQGVEKAVAQEKEHHRYRTIPVDELTLSLLKEYIGRGGAVERNGEKQLFDLRRNRAWQIVKECAERARLPRLVNAESGKTHNVSPHRLRDAFAVNAVKADDSGDGLRLLQEHLGHRSIVTTMKYRKVSGEEQKEWYRKLWQGGQANGQICQS from the coding sequence GTGGGCAAGGCTTACCTGGAACCGGGCGACGTGGCCAAGCTCGAAGACGCGGCGCAGTATCTCCGGGACCGGTTGTTGATCCGGCTCTTGTTTCACCTTGGCTGCCGGGTGTCTGAGGCCCTCGCGCTTCGGCTCAAGGACATCGACATCAGACGCGGCACGGTGACCATCGAGCACCTGAAGTCTCGAATCCTGTTGTCCTGCCCGGGCTGCAGTGCGCGTCTGGGCAAAGGCCACAGGTTTTGCCCGGGGTGCGGGCAGGGAGTAGAGAAGGCGGTCGCCCAGGAGAAAGAGCATCACCGTTACCGGACAATCCCGGTGGATGAATTGACCTTGTCTTTACTCAAGGAATACATCGGCCGCGGCGGCGCCGTCGAGAGGAACGGCGAAAAGCAGCTGTTTGATCTCCGGCGCAACCGCGCCTGGCAGATCGTGAAAGAGTGCGCCGAGCGCGCCCGTCTTCCACGGTTGGTGAACGCCGAGAGCGGCAAGACCCACAACGTCTCGCCTCACCGGCTCCGCGACGCCTTCGCCGTTAATGCGGTCAAGGCGGATGACTCGGGCGACGGGCTACGGCTGCTGCAGGAGCATCTTGGCCACCGGAGCATCGTCACCACCATGAAGTATCGCAAGGTCTCGGGTGAAGAGCAGAAGGAATGGTACCGGAAACTCTGGCAAGGAGGACAAGCTAATGGGCAGATATGCCAATCATGA
- a CDS encoding S8 family serine peptidase: MRYAIIPKGKSLTDIEVEAKKIGARNLKKAEVIGQVFCELDQAQAEKLAAVPGLVLKLLKEYGTSQMTAQAPPAESISDVFYLLRGYFTPAITGTGLTVAVLDSGVRKTHRSLQGKVVYEANFTESPTAADVFGHGTQVAFTIAGGMHALGENAGVSPGASIMNIKVIGDEGIASDEAIVLGIDRVCDLAEQARTSGLLPTDDLYPNVINLSLGGEDDGDPDNPVRVACRMASVEYGLDVIAAAGNTGPKMTTVMLPACEPEVIAVGAVETFGELLVWERSSRGPTVQGETKPDFVIWGTNLEMASDKNDEDFLVKSGTSFAAPMLAGLTGLLWESGRRAYGEGWGYRWTAAREVAPCFSTKPQDAPLGKDNAYGYGLPAMGAMLGQVMSSASPNNQTTEMVQMMTAMMMMAGVMGAI, from the coding sequence ATGCGCTACGCCATCATTCCAAAAGGTAAAAGCCTGACCGATATCGAGGTCGAAGCAAAAAAGATCGGCGCCCGGAACCTGAAAAAGGCGGAGGTCATCGGCCAGGTCTTCTGTGAACTGGACCAAGCCCAGGCCGAGAAACTGGCCGCGGTCCCGGGTCTGGTGCTTAAACTCCTCAAGGAATACGGCACCAGTCAGATGACCGCCCAGGCGCCGCCGGCCGAGAGCATCTCGGACGTATTCTATCTTCTCCGGGGCTATTTTACCCCGGCGATCACCGGTACCGGCCTGACTGTGGCTGTATTAGATAGCGGCGTCCGTAAGACCCACCGGTCGCTACAGGGCAAGGTGGTCTATGAAGCGAACTTCACCGAATCGCCGACGGCTGCCGACGTCTTCGGACACGGCACTCAGGTAGCCTTCACCATCGCCGGTGGAATGCACGCCCTGGGTGAAAACGCCGGTGTCTCGCCCGGCGCTTCCATCATGAACATCAAGGTCATCGGCGACGAGGGTATCGCCTCGGACGAAGCCATTGTGCTGGGCATCGACCGGGTGTGCGACCTCGCCGAGCAGGCAAGGACCTCCGGGCTTTTACCGACCGACGACCTCTATCCCAATGTGATAAACCTCTCGCTCGGCGGCGAGGATGACGGCGATCCGGACAATCCGGTCCGCGTGGCCTGCCGCATGGCAAGCGTTGAATACGGTCTCGATGTCATCGCCGCGGCCGGCAACACCGGACCCAAGATGACGACGGTGATGCTACCGGCCTGCGAGCCGGAGGTCATCGCCGTGGGCGCGGTAGAGACATTCGGTGAACTCCTTGTCTGGGAGAGATCCTCGCGAGGCCCGACCGTCCAGGGCGAGACCAAGCCGGATTTCGTCATTTGGGGCACCAACCTCGAGATGGCCTCCGATAAAAACGACGAGGACTTCCTGGTGAAGTCGGGAACAAGCTTTGCCGCGCCGATGCTTGCCGGACTCACCGGCCTCCTCTGGGAGAGTGGCCGCAGGGCTTACGGCGAGGGTTGGGGCTACCGCTGGACGGCGGCCAGGGAAGTGGCGCCGTGTTTTTCGACCAAGCCGCAGGACGCGCCTCTTGGCAAGGACAATGCCTACGGCTACGGCCTGCCGGCCATGGGCGCCATGCTCGGCCAGGTGATGAGCAGCGCTTCGCCAAACAACCAGACAACGGAAATGGTTCAAATGATGACCGCCATGATGATGATGGCCGGCGTAATGGGAGCGATATAG
- a CDS encoding cytosine permease, whose translation MTSYPAEYNTFQPMFWQSAFSALIGVAMMVALGAWALSTVRKALKGEDVEFPL comes from the coding sequence GTGACCAGCTATCCCGCAGAGTACAACACCTTTCAGCCGATGTTCTGGCAATCGGCGTTTTCGGCTCTAATCGGCGTCGCCATGATGGTCGCCCTGGGCGCCTGGGCTCTATCCACCGTGAGAAAAGCGCTCAAGGGCGAGGACGTAGAGTTCCCGCTATGA
- a CDS encoding helix-turn-helix domain-containing protein — translation MTNSAPFNPEMLALARQSRGYTQTELAQLLSVSPGWLSKIEAGLKEVSIEFAQRLAEVLDYPVLFFYKSARICGPGINEVFHRCRSKIPVKARDKNQAWTEINRLNLESLLRGVNLGDIEIPQYDIYEFDGNVRDIARSVRAKWQLPHGPIRNVIKTIEEARGIVIPIKFESRLVDATSRWPANMPPLFFMGLDFPTDRTRFSLCHELGHMVMHQNGPNPYQEEQANEFAAEFLMPEDEIRPFLMDLTLPKLAALKPYWKVSMAALLKRAKDIEAITERHAKTLWIEMGKAGYRTREPVELDLLREEPKLLQEIIGVYCNEMGYSVKELASLFKLKEHEVCRLYFGAPDSSEADEVKAAIEEAERILNEYRHN, via the coding sequence ATGACTAATAGTGCGCCCTTTAATCCTGAGATGCTGGCTTTGGCGAGACAATCTCGAGGATACACGCAGACTGAGCTAGCGCAGCTCCTTTCAGTGTCACCAGGATGGTTGTCAAAGATTGAGGCTGGATTAAAAGAAGTCAGCATCGAATTTGCGCAAAGGCTAGCAGAAGTACTTGATTACCCGGTCTTATTTTTTTATAAAAGTGCAAGAATATGCGGGCCGGGTATCAATGAAGTGTTTCATCGGTGCCGTTCGAAAATCCCCGTTAAGGCTAGGGACAAGAATCAGGCTTGGACTGAAATTAATCGCTTGAACCTTGAATCTCTGCTTCGGGGTGTAAATCTCGGTGATATTGAAATACCTCAATATGATATTTATGAATTCGATGGGAATGTACGCGACATCGCTCGATCAGTTAGAGCCAAATGGCAGTTACCACATGGCCCAATCAGAAATGTGATTAAAACAATTGAAGAAGCAAGGGGAATCGTAATTCCAATAAAATTTGAAAGCCGTTTAGTGGATGCCACGAGTCGATGGCCCGCAAATATGCCTCCCCTTTTTTTCATGGGTCTGGATTTTCCGACTGACCGTACTCGCTTTTCTCTGTGCCATGAATTAGGGCATATGGTAATGCATCAAAATGGCCCTAATCCTTATCAGGAAGAACAGGCAAATGAATTCGCAGCTGAGTTTCTAATGCCGGAAGATGAAATTAGGCCATTTCTTATGGACCTAACCCTCCCAAAATTAGCAGCATTGAAGCCCTATTGGAAGGTATCGATGGCAGCCTTGTTAAAGAGAGCCAAAGATATTGAAGCGATTACTGAACGGCACGCCAAGACACTATGGATCGAAATGGGGAAGGCTGGCTATCGAACTAGAGAACCTGTTGAGTTAGACTTACTTAGAGAAGAACCCAAGCTGCTGCAAGAAATCATTGGTGTGTACTGCAACGAAATGGGTTATTCAGTAAAGGAACTGGCATCACTGTTTAAACTAAAAGAACATGAAGTGTGTAGATTATACTTTGGAGCTCCGGATAGCAGTGAAGCAGACGAAGTTAAGGCAGCGATAGAAGAAGCCGAAAGAATTCTCAATGAATATCGTCATAACTGA